From the Lolium rigidum isolate FL_2022 chromosome 2, APGP_CSIRO_Lrig_0.1, whole genome shotgun sequence genome, one window contains:
- the LOC124687829 gene encoding cytochrome P450 86B1-like, whose product MAGRTSFLDAALHAMQEHVRFSDLAVAAALLFACSSAMARLTSRRGPMLWPVFGIIPTLFANLGDIYDWGAMLLVRTGGTFPYRGMWGGGSSGVMTSVPANVEHVLKNNFDNYPKGAYYRERFAELLGDGIFNADGEAWRAQRRAATVEMHSAQFLDFSATTIGQLVHGRLMPLLHRLQQQGAVVDLQEVLLRFTFDNICAAAFGVEAGCLADGLPDVPFARAFERATELSLSRFVTPPFIWKAKRLLRVGGERRLTEAARSVREFADRTVSERRTELRKIGSLHGRCDLLSRLMSSSSSGATDHSDEFLRDFCISFILAGRDTSSVALVWFFWLLAGHPDVEARVLEDVRAARGDVKKMEYLHAALTEAMRLYPPVPIDFKEAVEDDVLPDGTVIRARQRVIYNAYAIGRDPAVWGHGCQEFRPERWMKGGVFAGGAESPFKYVVFNAGPRLCVGKRFAYTQMKTLVAAVLEAFAVEVAPGQTVKPKLNTTLYMKNGLMVSFRIREASSTTATVAAQE is encoded by the exons ATGGCTGGTCGGACGTCGTTCCTGGACGCTGCGCTGCACGCCATGCAGGAGCACGTCCGGTTCTCCGACTTGGCCGTGGCCGCCGCGTTGCTCTTCGCGTGCAGCTCCGCCATGGCCCGCCTGACGTCGCGCCGCGGGCCCATGCTGTGGCCGGTGTTCGGCATCATCCCGACCCTCTTCGCGAACCTCGGCGACATCTACGACTGGGGCGCCATGTTGCTGGTGCGCACCGGCGGCACGTTCCCGTACCGCGGGATGTGGGGCGGCGGCTCCTCGGGCGTCATGACCTCCGTCCCCGCCAACGTCGAGCACGTGCTCAAGAACAACTTCGACAACTACCCCAAGGGCGCCTACTACCGCGAGCGCTTCGCGGAGCTGCTCGGCGACGGCATCTTCAACGCCGACGGCGAGGCGTGGCGCGCGCAGCGCCGCGCGGCCACCGTCGAGATGCACTCGGCGCAGTTCCTCGACTTCTCGGCCACCACCATCGGGCAGCTGGTGCACGGCCGGCTGATGCCGCTGCTCCACCGGCTGCAGCAGCAGGGCGCCGTGGTGGACCTCCAGgaggtcctcctccgcttcacctTCGACAACATATGCGCCGCGGCGTTCGGGGTGGAGGCCGGCTGCCTCGCGGACGGCCTCCCCGATGTGCCGTTCGCGCGCGCCTTCGAGCGCGCCACGGAGCTCTCGCTCTCCCGGTTCGTCACGCCGCCCTTCATCTGGAAGGCCAAGCGCCTGCTCCGCGTCGGCGGCGAGCGCCGCCTCACGGAGGCCGCGCGCTCCGTGCGGGAGTTCGCCGACCGCACCGTTTCCGAGCGCCGCACCGAGCTGCGCAAGATCGGGAGCCTGCACGGCCGGTGCGACCTCCTCTCCCGTCTcatgtcctcctcctcatcgggcGCCACCGACCACTCCGACGAGTTCCTCCGCGACTTCTGCATCAGCTTCATCCTCGCAGGGCGCGACACGAGCTCCGTCGCGCTCGTCTGGTTCTTCTGGCTCCTCGCGGGCCACCCCGACGTGGAGGCGCGCGTCCTGGAAGACGTGCGAGCCGCCCGCGGGGACGTCAAGAAGATGGAATACCTCCACGCGGCGCTGACGGAGGCGATGCGGCTCTACCCGCCGGTGCCCATCGACTTCAAGGAAGCGGTGGAGGACGACGTGCTCCCGGACGGCACGGTGATCCGCGCGCGCCAGCGGGTGATCTACAACGCGTACGCGATTGGCCGCGACCCAGCGGTGTGGGGGCACGGCTGCCAGGAGTTCAGGCCGGAGCGGTGGATGAAGGGCGGGGTCTTCGCCGGAGGAGCCGAGAGCCCGTTCAAGTACGTGGTCTTCAACGCCGGGCCGAGGCTGTGCGTCGGCAAGCGGTTCGCGTACACGCAGATGAAGACGCTGGTGGCGGCAGTGCTGGAGGCGTTCGCGGTGGAGGTGGCGCCGGGGCAGACGGTGAAGCCCAAGCTCAACACCACGCTTTACATGAAGAACGGCCTCATGGTGAGCTTCAGGATCAGGGAAGCGAGCAGCACCACTGCCACCGTGGCTG CTCAAGAATGA